A stretch of Bacteroidota bacterium DNA encodes these proteins:
- a CDS encoding MarR family transcriptional regulator — MPGPVLEQIAFVNLAQTYDRLRTAFSALFKEHGITEPQYNVLRILRGAGGGLPCSQIGDRMITRVPDVTRLLDRLEAHGLIARNRDGEDRRIVLTSITPDGLKLLTGLDRPVMELHRRTLGHMSERDLEQLNRLLMKARNGR; from the coding sequence ATGCCCGGCCCAGTGCTCGAACAGATCGCTTTTGTCAACCTGGCCCAGACTTATGACCGGTTGCGGACAGCTTTTTCCGCTCTGTTCAAAGAGCACGGCATCACCGAACCGCAGTACAACGTGTTACGGATACTGCGGGGGGCCGGTGGGGGTCTTCCCTGCTCCCAGATCGGGGACCGGATGATCACCCGGGTGCCCGATGTGACCCGGCTGCTCGACCGTCTGGAAGCTCATGGCCTGATTGCCCGGAATCGGGATGGCGAGGATCGGCGGATCGTTTTGACCTCGATTACGCCGGACGGGCTGAAGTTGTTGACCGGACTGGACCGACCGGTCATGGAATTGCACCGGCGGACTCTGGGTCACATGAGCGAACGGGACTTG